From a region of the Nitrospira sp. genome:
- a CDS encoding iron ABC transporter permease: MTTLGILALTAIAVSFVCLHFGAQPIAYGEILRVFVDAVSRKEINSGTSDVATTILLHVRLPRMLLGFLVGCSLATVGVALQALLRNPLADPYVLGVSSGAALGAAVGVLLGAGTTFLAETALPAYGFAGGLLALVVVYRMAASYEQLPIHSLLLTGVILNAIFSALIMFITSILEPNRSYGMMAWLMGTLTAPTYGGLAGLAVYLSIGLFLLFSQMRVLNILALGEDSARTLGIDTEKAKRFIFVLTALVTGAVVSVSGMIGFIGMVVPHAVRLVTGADHRLLLPASALVGGTFLMGADTIARTLISPAEIPVGIITALAGGPFFVYLLLWRKDRLA, encoded by the coding sequence CGGCCATCGCGGTCAGTTTCGTCTGTCTTCACTTCGGCGCGCAGCCGATTGCATATGGTGAGATTCTACGGGTGTTTGTCGACGCCGTGAGCCGCAAGGAAATCAACAGTGGAACATCGGATGTGGCGACAACCATTCTGCTGCACGTCCGACTGCCCAGAATGCTGCTGGGTTTCTTGGTTGGATGTTCCCTGGCCACAGTGGGAGTGGCCTTGCAGGCATTGTTACGGAACCCGTTGGCCGATCCCTATGTGCTTGGCGTCTCCAGCGGAGCCGCGCTTGGAGCTGCAGTAGGAGTCTTGCTTGGAGCGGGCACCACATTTTTGGCGGAAACCGCGCTGCCAGCCTACGGGTTTGCCGGAGGTCTCTTGGCGTTGGTGGTCGTCTATCGAATGGCTGCCAGCTATGAGCAGTTGCCGATCCACAGCCTGCTGCTGACCGGGGTGATTCTGAACGCCATCTTTTCAGCCTTGATCATGTTTATCACTTCGATCCTGGAGCCGAATCGTTCGTACGGGATGATGGCCTGGTTGATGGGCACGCTGACCGCCCCCACCTACGGTGGTCTGGCTGGGCTCGCCGTCTATCTTTCGATCGGCCTATTCCTTCTGTTCAGCCAAATGCGGGTCCTCAACATCTTAGCGTTGGGAGAAGATTCCGCTCGCACCCTCGGAATCGATACGGAAAAGGCGAAGCGGTTCATCTTTGTGTTAACGGCGTTGGTGACCGGCGCGGTCGTGTCCGTCAGCGGCATGATCGGATTTATCGGTATGGTCGTTCCCCACGCCGTGCGCTTGGTCACAGGTGCGGACCATCGCTTGCTTCTTCCTGCATCGGCTCTGGTGGGTGGCACCTTTCTTATGGGTGCCGATACGATTGCGCGGACCTTGATATCGCCCGCGGAAATTCCGGTGGGCATTATTACAGCCCTGGCCGGTGGACCATTCTTTGTGTATCTCTTGCTCTGGCGAAAGGATCGCTTGGCGTGA
- a CDS encoding carbon-nitrogen hydrolase family protein, with the protein MRTGKIALLHLETVPGAIERNRFVIVEAIKHAAATGAEWIVTPELAVCGLQFAHVVGSDWIQPQPDPWMQQVCKLVRTLKRTVFLGCPEREGGRCYNSVFVIGPSGEILGKHRKINVVSDSLAWSSPGETVAPIECDGIKVGVLICSDVYTSNIARALRFEGAQLLVSPASWGPGIHGPNGEWEQRTHETGLPLIVCNRTGAEKTLDFWKAPSLVVQDGTRLLAHTSKKSAVLTFNWDFDAMSLRSSKYSIDYIR; encoded by the coding sequence ATGAGGACGGGCAAGATCGCGCTGCTTCATCTTGAGACGGTTCCCGGGGCCATCGAGCGAAACCGATTTGTGATTGTCGAGGCCATCAAGCATGCAGCCGCAACCGGCGCCGAGTGGATCGTGACGCCGGAGCTTGCGGTGTGCGGATTGCAGTTTGCCCACGTCGTCGGGTCGGATTGGATACAGCCGCAACCAGACCCTTGGATGCAACAGGTCTGCAAACTGGTCAGGACTCTGAAGCGAACCGTATTTCTCGGCTGCCCGGAGCGGGAGGGCGGTCGGTGCTATAACTCGGTGTTTGTCATCGGCCCGAGTGGGGAAATTTTGGGTAAACATCGCAAGATCAATGTAGTGAGTGATTCACTGGCATGGTCCAGCCCCGGCGAGACAGTCGCTCCGATCGAGTGCGATGGGATCAAGGTCGGCGTACTCATCTGCAGTGACGTCTATACCTCGAATATCGCCAGGGCGCTGAGATTCGAAGGGGCGCAGCTGTTGGTGTCGCCGGCGTCATGGGGGCCTGGAATTCATGGTCCGAATGGGGAGTGGGAGCAGCGGACTCATGAAACAGGACTTCCGTTGATCGTCTGTAACCGAACCGGCGCGGAGAAGACGCTGGATTTTTGGAAGGCTCCAAGTCTCGTCGTGCAGGACGGCACGCGTCTGCTCGCACACACGTCCAAGAAATCCGCCGTGCTGACATTCAACTGGGATTTCGACGCCATGAGCCTGCGTTCTTCAAAGTATTCCATCGACTACATCAGGTAG
- a CDS encoding ABC transporter ATP-binding protein produces the protein MSDSRSKQEAVAGSVGVIEPHPAYDVQAVRFRYQSKGLDAIRWILEDVSFSAQAGEVLGVVGPNGSGKTSLLKVLARLLRPVQGRIDLFGQELAAMAQQEVACTVGVVPQDSQQLFPFTVAETVLMGRFPHRPRGRWTSGFGWESREDVAIAEEAMMTVDIVHLAHRAVTDLSGGERQRAMIARALAQTPKVLLLDEPTAFLDLQHQVEICSVLVRLKEERRLTVVLVSHDLNLVSQYCDRILLLDHGQVVRLGRPEEVIEPEVLESVYRCRVLVDRHPGTGLPRVTLPGRSLSGGM, from the coding sequence TTGTCCGACAGCCGGTCGAAGCAAGAGGCAGTTGCCGGCTCGGTCGGCGTCATCGAGCCACATCCGGCGTACGACGTGCAGGCCGTTCGGTTCCGCTACCAGTCCAAGGGATTGGATGCCATCAGGTGGATACTTGAGGATGTCTCCTTTTCCGCTCAAGCAGGTGAAGTGTTGGGAGTCGTCGGTCCCAATGGATCGGGGAAAACCTCCTTGCTGAAAGTGCTGGCGCGGCTGCTGCGTCCGGTGCAAGGCCGCATCGATTTGTTCGGACAAGAATTAGCCGCTATGGCTCAACAGGAGGTCGCTTGTACCGTTGGTGTGGTACCACAAGATAGCCAACAGCTCTTTCCGTTTACCGTAGCAGAAACCGTCCTCATGGGGCGCTTTCCTCATCGGCCTCGTGGCCGATGGACCAGCGGATTCGGATGGGAAAGTCGAGAAGACGTGGCCATTGCCGAGGAGGCGATGATGACGGTGGACATCGTTCACCTGGCTCATCGTGCCGTCACGGATCTTTCCGGTGGCGAGCGGCAGCGCGCCATGATTGCACGGGCGCTTGCGCAGACGCCGAAAGTTTTATTGCTCGATGAGCCGACCGCATTTCTCGATCTGCAGCATCAGGTTGAAATCTGTTCGGTACTAGTCCGGCTCAAAGAGGAACGCCGCTTAACCGTTGTTCTCGTGTCCCATGATCTGAATCTCGTCAGCCAGTATTGCGACCGGATTTTGTTGCTGGATCACGGTCAGGTGGTACGGCTGGGCCGCCCAGAAGAAGTGATTGAACCGGAGGTGTTGGAATCGGTGTATCGGTGCCGGGTGTTGGTGGATCGGCATCCGGGAACCGGGTTGCCTCGGGTGACGCTTCCTGGCCGCTCCCTGTCCGGAGGAATGTGA